A single window of Maylandia zebra isolate NMK-2024a linkage group LG2, Mzebra_GT3a, whole genome shotgun sequence DNA harbors:
- the LOC143413414 gene encoding protein NLRC3-like yields the protein MFCILFPEHFPTVCQRNLKSALKKKFQCVFEGIAKAGNPTLLNQIYTELYITEGGTAEVNDEHEVRQIETASRKPHRPETTIRQEDIFKASPGRDEPIRTVLTKGVAGIGKTVLTQKYSLDWAEDKANQDIQFIFPFTFRELNVLKEEKFSLVGLVHHFFTETKEAGICSFEDFQVVFIFDGLDECRLPLDFHKTTILTDPRKSTSVDVLLINLIRGKLLPSARLWITTRPAAANQIPPGCVDMVTEVRGFTDPQKEEYFRKRFRDEEQASRIISHIKTSRSLHIMCHIPVFCWITATVLEDVLETREGGQLPNTLTEMYIHFLVVQAKVKKVKYDGGAETDPHWSPESRKMMESLGKLAFDQLQKGNLIFYESDLTECGIDIRAASVYSGVFTQIFKEERGLYQDKVFCFIHLSVQEFLAALHVHLTFSNSGKNLLEQKQITSKSFSFLNQKESFHQSAVNKALQSPNGHLDLFLRFLLGLSLQTNQTLLRGLLTQTGSSWQTNQETVQYIKEKLSENLSAEKSINLIHCLNELNDRSLVEEIQQSLRSGSLSTDKLSPAQWSALVFILVSSEEDLDVFDLQKYSASEEALLRMLPVVKASNKALLSGCNLSDRSCEALSSVLSSQSSRLTELDLGNNNLQYSGVKLLSAGIKSQYCKLETLRLSGCNLSDRSCEALSSVLSSQSSHLTELDLGKNNLQDSGVKLLSAGIKSQYCKLETLRLSGCNLSDRSCEALSSVLRSQSSHLTELDLGNNNLQDSGLKLLFSAVESPKCTLGILRVEPAGVRWLRPGLRKYSCQLTIDTNTVHTKLQLSDNNRKVTRVEEVQSYPDHPDRFDVYQLLCRNGLTGRCYWEVEWRGRVDISVSYRSIRRKGGTDCWFGNNDQSWSLSCSDDGPQFVSHNNRHTSISSSSSSSSSSVSNRAAVYVDCPAGTLSFYRVSSDTLIHLHTFNTTFTQTLYPGFRVFPGASVSLC from the exons ATGTTTTGCATTCTTTTTCCAGAACATTTTCCTACGGTATGTCAACGTAACCTTAAATCcgccctgaagaagaagttccagtgtgtgtttgagggcatcgctaaagcaggaaacccaaccctcctgaatcagatctacacagagctctacatcacagagggagggactgcagaggtcaacgatgaacatgaggtcagacagattgaaacagcatccaggaaaccacacagaccagaaacaaccatcagacaagaagacatctttaaagcctcacctggaagagacgaaccaatcagaacagtgctgacaaagggagtggctggcattgggaaaacagtcttaacacagaaatacagcctggactgggctgaagacaaagccaaccaagacatccagttcatatttccattcactttcagagagctgaatgtgctgaaagaggaaaagttcagcttggtgggacttgttcatcacttctttactgaaaccaaagaagcaggaatctgcagctttgaagacttccaggttgtgttcatctttgatggtctggatgagtgtcgacttcctctggacttccacaaaactacaatcctaactgaccctagaaagtccacctcagtggatgtgctgctgataaacctcatcagggggaaactgcttccctctgctcgcctctggataaccacacgacctgcagcagccaatcagatccctcctggcTGTGttgacatggtgacagaggtcagagggttcactgacccacagaaggaggagtacttcaggaagagattcagagatgaggagcaggccagcaggatcatctcccacatcaagacatcacgaagcctccacatcatgtgccacatcccagtcttctgctggatcactgctacagttctggaggatgtgctggaaaccagagagggaggacagctgcccaacaccctgactgagatgtacatccacttcctggtggttcaggccaaagtgaagaaggtcaagtatgatggaggagctgagacagatccacactggagtcctgagagcaggaagatgatggagtctctgggaaaactggcttttgatcagctgcagaaaggaaacctgatcttctatgaatcagacctgacagagtgtggcatcgatatcagagcagcctcagtgtactcaggagtgttcacacagatctttaaagaggagagaggactgtaccaggacaaggtgttctgcttcatccatctgagtgttcaggagtttctggctgctcttcatgtccatctgaccttcagcaACTCTGGAAAAAATCTGCTTGAACAGAAACAAATAACCTCCAAGAGTTTTAGCTTTTTAAACCAAAAAGAATCTTttcaccagagtgctgtgaacaaggccttacagagtccaaatggacacctggacttgttcctccgcttcctcctgggtctttcactgcagaccaatcagactctcctacgaggtctgctgacacagacaggaagtagctggcagaccaatcaggaaacagttcagtacatcaaggagaagctcagtgagaatctgtctgcagagaaaagcatcaatctgatccactgtctgaatgaactgaatgatcgttctctagtggaggagatccaacagtccctgagatcaggaagtctctccacagataaactgtctcctgctcagtggtcagctctggtcttcatcttagtgtcatcagaagaagatctggatgtgtttgacctgcagaaatactctgcttcagaggaggctcttctgagaatgctgccagtggtcaaagcctccaacaaagctct actgagtggctgtaacctgtcagacagaagctgtgaagctctgtcctcagtcctgagctcccagtcctcccgtctgacagagctggacctgggtaacaacaacctgcagtattcaggagtgaagcttctgtctgctgggatAAAGAGTCAATACTGCAAACTGGAAACGCTGAG actgagtggctgtaacctgtcagacagaagctgtgaagctctgtcctcagtcctgagctcccagtcctcccatctgacagagctggatctGGGTaaaaacaacctgcaggattcaggagtgaagcttctgtctgctgggatAAAGAGTCAATACTGCAAACTGGAAACGCTGAG actgagtggctgtaacctgtcagacagaagctgtgaagctctgtcctcagtcctgaggTCCCAGTcctcccatctgacagagctggatctgggtaacaacaacctgcaggattcaggactgAAGCTTCTATTTtctgcagtggagagtccaaAGTGTACACTTGGGattctcag ggtggagcctgctggagtccgatggttgagaccaggtctgaggaagt attcctgtcaactcacaatcgacacaaacacagtgcacacaaagctccaactgtctgacaacaacaggaaggtgacacgtgtggaggaggttcagtcatatcctgatcatccagacagatttgatgtttatcagctgctgtgtagaaatggtctgactggtcgctgttactgggaggtcgagtggagaggaagagttgatatatcagtgagttacagaagcatcagaaggaaaggaggcactgactgttggtttggaaacaatgatcagtcctggagtctgagctgctctgatgatggtcctcagtTTGTCAGTCACAATAACAGAcacacatccatctcctcctcctcctcctcctcctcctcctctgtctctaacagagcagcagtgtatgtggactgtcctgctggcactctgtccttctacagagtctcctctgacactctgatccacctccacaccttcaacaccacattcactcaaactctttatcctgggtttagagTCTTTCCTggtgcctcagtgtccctgtgctga